The following proteins come from a genomic window of Bos mutus isolate GX-2022 chromosome 28, NWIPB_WYAK_1.1, whole genome shotgun sequence:
- the GHITM gene encoding growth hormone-inducible transmembrane protein encodes MLAARLVCLRALPSRVFHPAFTKASPAVKNSITKNQWLLTPSREYATKTRIGIRRGKTTQELKEAALEPSVEKIFKIDQMGRWFIAGGAAVGLGALCYYGLGMSNEIGAIEKAVIWPQYVKDRIHSTYMYLAGSIGLTALSAVAVSRTPALMNFMMRGSWITIGATFAAMIGAGMLVQSISYEQSPGPKHLAWLLHSGVMGAVVAPLTILGGPLLLRAAWYTAGIVGGLSTVAMCAPSEKFLNMGAPLGVGLGVVFVSSLGSMFLPPTTVAGATLYSVAVYGGLVLFSMFLLYDTQKVIKRAEVVPMYGVQKYDPINSMLGIYMDTLNIFMRVATILATGGNRKK; translated from the exons ATGCTGGCCGCAAGACTTGTGTGTCTCCGAGCACTGCCTTCTAGGGTTTTCCACCCAGCTTTCACCAAGGCCTCCCCCGCTGTGAAGAATTCCATCACAAAGAATCAATGGCTTTTAACACCCAGCAGG GAATATGCTACCAAGACAAGAATTGGGATTCGACGTGGAAAAACAACCCAAGAACTCAAGGAGGCAGCTTTGGAACCATCggtggaaaaaatatttaaaa TTGATCAGATGGGAAGATGGTTTATTGCTGGAGGGGCTGCAGTTGGTCTTGGAGCTTTGTGCTACTATGGATTGGGAATGTCTAATGAGATCGGAGCTATTGAAAAAGCTGT AATTTGGCCTCAGTATGTGAAGGATAGAATTCATTCCACTTACATGTACTTAGCAGGAAGTATTGGCTTAACAGCTTTGTCTGCTGTGGCAGTGAGCAGAACTCCTGCTCTCATGAACTTCATGATGAGAGGCTCTTGGATA ACCATTGGTGCAACCTTTGCAGCCATGATTGGAGCTGGAATGCTGGTACAGTCAATATCATACGAGCAGAGTCCAGGCCCAAAGCATCTTGCTTGGTTACTACATTCTG GTGTAATGGGTGCTGTGGTGGCTCCTCTGACGATCCTAGGGGGGCCTCTTCTCCTCAGAGCTGCGTGGTACACGGCTGGCATCGTGGGAGGTCTCTCCACCGTGGCCATGTGTGCACCCAGTGAGAAGTTTCTGAACATGGGGGCCCCCCTGGGTGTGGGCCTCGGTGTCGTCTTTGTGTCCTCACTAG GATCGATGTTTCTTCCACCTACCACTGTGGCTGGTGCCACTCTGTACTCAGTGGCGGTTTATGGTGGATTAGTTCTTTTCAGCATGTTTCTTCTATATGATACACAGAAAGTAATCAAGCGTGCAGAAGTAGTACCAATGTATGGAGTTCAGAAATACGATCCCATCAATTC GATGCTGGGAATCTACATGGATACATTAAACATATTTATGCGTGTTGCCACTATTCTAGCAACTGGAGGCAACAGgaagaagtga